TTTTTAAGGGAATTTGCCATCAAGATCCCGCGAGATGCTTTTACATCAACGAACATCCGTTTGCGGTATGTGTTCGTTGCTTCGCAATTTATCTTGGTACCCTTTTTGGTTTTATAATTATAAAAGAGTCTTCTGAAATTAAAGCACTCTTTCTCCTTATTCTATCATTATTTATTAACTTAATACAATTTTTTTTTGAACGGTTGCTGATTATTGATCTATCAAATGACTTAAATATTTTCTTTAAGGTGTTGACAGGTTTTATCCTTGGCGTCTCTTTAGCAATTTTTTTATTAATGGCAATCTCAGATATCATATATAAGAAATCAAAGAAAAATTATGGCATCTAAAAGGAATCAATCACAAGCAAAAATGGTTAATTCCAAAAAAACTGTAGGTTCACCTTCACCTGAAGTAGCAATTCGTAAGACTTTAATCGAAAGGAAAACAAAAGAAACAGAAATTTTAATTGAGTTAAATTTAGATGGCTCAGGGAAATATCAAATTTCTTCTGGGATAAGCTTTTTAGATCACATGTTAGAATTATTTTCGAAGCATTCTAAAATTGATTTACGAATAAGTTGCAAAGGTGATATTCGTATTGACGATCATCATACTGTAGAAGATATTGCAATCGCATTAGGTTCCGCATTAAAAGAAGCTTTAGGGAGTAAAGTTGGGATCAAGCGTTATGGATATGCCTATATTCCGATGGACGAAACACTTGTAAGAGCGGCTATAGATTTGAGTGGTAGAAGTTATCTTGTTTTCAATGCAAAGTTTAATCGTGCTAAAATAAGCGATATGGCAACTGAAATGGTCGAGCATTTCTTTTTTTCATTAGCAGAACACTTGAAAGCAAATATTCATTTAGAAATTCTTTATGGAAAAAATACTCATCATAAAATTGAGGGGTTGTTTAAGGCATTTGCTGTTTCATTTCGGGAAGCTATTGTAATTATCGATAATGAAATTGCCTCCACGAAGGGTGTGATTTAGTGAAGATTAAATGAGTCAGTTAAATCTCACTTTCGTTCCAACGCCGATTCCTCTTTTCTTAAACCAACCTTCGTTTAATTCTAAGGCATAGACCGCCGGTTTTGATCCGGGATAAGTGGCGAAGTCTTCATCAGGTTTTGTTGAAGCCCCTTCTGCTTTCATATGAAGAATATCAACAATAAATCCATTTTGATCGATATAAGCAATATCAAGTGGAATAAATGTATTTTTCATCCAAAAACTGAGTAAACGAGGAGATTCAAAAACGAAAAGCATGCCTTCATCTTCAGGCATCGATTCTCGGAACATCAACCCTTTTTCTCTCTCTAGTTCTTCATCAGCGATTTCAACCCAAATCATAGCTGTATCAATCATTATTTTATGTTTATTTCCGCGTTTTTGGGGGATAAAAGTGCCTTGAACTTTGGAATTAGTTTTATCCCTTTTTGAATCATTACATCCATCGCAACCCGAAAAAAAACAAAGCGATGTTAAGGAAAAAAGGGTAATAACAAGTAATGAAAATAAATATTTAGGACGCATTAGATTGAATATTTTTCAATTATAAAATCAGGAATTGTTTCTGCTTTACCGGTTTTGATATTAATCATAACATAATCAATCCAACCAGAGGTACAGAGTTTTCCAGTTGATTTTCTTTTTATTTCAAATCCCACTTTGACACTTTGCTTTTGCATTTCCATAATCCAAGTATCGACGAGAGCCGTATCTCCCAATCCAAGTTCTCGTTTATATTCGATGTAGGTTGCTTTTACAAACCACCCAAAACCAAGTTTTATAAAATCCTCCATAGGCATTTTGTAACATCGCCCCATCTGATCATATCGAGCGGCAAGCAAATATTCAAGGTAACGGGTGTTGTGAACATGTTGATTCAAGTCAATGTCGTCTGGGCGGACAGCGATTTCGCTTTGGAAACGAGAATAAACTTTATTCTTACTCTCCGTTATTTGCAATTCCTGTTGTTCTCTTTCTTTAATCATTCAGTTTTACTTTGCTGATTCTGTGAGCCCCTCGAGCCATTCACCCTTAAAAATCTTGTCCAATATTTTAACTGCTTGATCCACTTCCTTTTTGGAAATAATAAGAGGCGGTAAGAGCCGAATTACATTCGTATTGGTTGCATTAATGATTAACCCTTGTTTCAATGCTTTTTGTACATAATAAGAAGCATCTCGACTGACACTGATTCCAATCATGAGACCAATTTGCCGAATCGCGGTAATTTGCAAATGATTACGCCGCATCTCATCCAATTTCCATTTGAAATACGCACCGACTTCTTTTGCTTGAGTCATCAAATTCTTTTCCAACATTTCTTCAATTAAGGCTAAACCAGCTGCGGCTGCGACAGGATTTCCGCCAAATGTTGTGCCGTGAGATCCTTTTGTAAATGCTTCTTCAACGCGCTTTCCTCCGATAATTGCACCTAAAGGTAAACCTCCCCCTAAGGGCTTTGCTGCCGTAACGATATCAGGAGTTACACCGAAATTCATGTAACTGAAAAAATCGCCTGTTCTCCCACAACCTGCTTGAACCTCATCGGCAACGATTAAAAAATGATGCTTTACAGAGAGTTCAAAAAGCAATTCAACAAATGACTTTTGTAGGGCACAAATCCCACCTTCGCCTTGAACAAACTCCACAAATACAGCTGCGGTTTTATCTGAAACTTTTGCGCGTAAATCTTCACCATCATTGAATTGAATGGTTCCTGTTGAAGGTAAAAGGGGATAAAAACCCTCGTGATACTTCGCTTTTGGAGTAAGCGTAAGCGCGCCATAAGTTCTTCCGTGAAATCCATTCGTTAGTGAAAGAACCTCGGTTTTATGGTCAGATTTAATCGGGGAAAATTGTGTAGCCCACTTTCGCGCGAGTTTAATGGCACCATCGTTAGCTTCTGCCCCGCTATTGGAGAAAAATACTTTTGAAAGTCCTGTAAGTTCAATGAGCTTATCAGCCAAGCGGAATTGAGGCTCAAGAAGAAACAGATTGGAAGTGTGAATATATTTTTTTGTTTGGTCGGTAATCGCTTTGATAATTTTTGGATTCCCATATCCGAGGGCATTAACGCCAATTCCGGCAATCATGTCTAAATATTTTTCGCCTGATTTGGTGTATAGATACGCGCCTTTCCCCTTTTCTATTGCAAGTGGCAAACGGCTGTAGGTATGAAAAAATAAATCACTCTCTTTTTCAAGCGTTAGAGCGTCGCTCGTAAGAACTACGGAAGATGCATCAATTTCCATTTCAATCATTCTTAGTTTTAATGAGTGGCAAATGTAAGAGATTCATAAATAATTCTCTTTTACTTTTTTGAATTTTTTATGTGTCTGGAGAATTTCCAACTAAGCGCCGTTTCTATCTGATTATGCTTTTGTAACTTTGTATCTAAAATATTTCAATATGATACACCAAGTAGAAAAAACAAAAAAACCCGAACTACCCATACAATTAGTTGATTTGGTAAACCTTCACCGCCGTTTATGGAACGAAATGGAACCGGAGATTAAGAAAGTTATGGAATCGGCATCATTCATCAACGGTCCGCAAGTTGGCGAATTGGAATGTGAACTTTCGGGATATTTAGGATGTAAGTATTCAATCGGATGTGCAAATGGAACGGATGCGCTCGTTGTTGCCTTACGAGCGTTGAATATTGGTCCGGGCGATGAAGTAATCACAACCCCATTTACATTTGCCGCAACAGTTGAAGCTATTTTACTTGTTGGCGCGACAGCTCGCTACGCCGACATTGATGCTGATACTTTCAATATCAACCCCAACTTGATACAGGATGCGATTTCATTAAAAACCAAAGCCATTATGCCGGTTCATCTTTATGGGCAACCAGCAAATATGGAGGAGATAATGGCACTTGCGTCCAAACACGGTCTTTATGTGATTGAAGATAATGCGCAATCGTTTGGAGCACATTGGAACGGAAAAAAAGCTGGAACTTTTGGCCATATCAGCACCACAAGTTTCTTTCCGGCAAAGAACTTGGGAGCATTTGGCGATGCCGGCGGAATCTTCACAAATGATGAGGCACTTTATCAGCGGCTTAAAATGATTGCGCAACACGGTGCAAAAATTCGTTATACCCACGAGTTATTAGGGTTCAACTCACGAATTGACACCTTACAAGCCGCGGTTTTGAAGGTAAAACTCAGGCATCTTCCCTCGTTTAACCTTGCACGGCAAAAAGCGGCAGCACTTTATAATCAGTATCTTTCCGGAGTGAAAGTGAAAACGCCCATAGTTCATCCAAAAGCCGATCACATTTATCATCAATACACCATTGTTCTTGATTCGATGGAGCAGCGCGATGGCTTACAGAAATTTCTTCACGGAGCAGGAGTTCCAAGCAGCGTGCATTATCCCATTTCGCTAAATTTGCAAAAAGCCTTTTTGGATGAAAAATATCCCAAAGGCTCTTTACCAATTTCGGAATCTTTGGGAGGAAGAGTGCTTTCGCTGCCAATGCATACAGAGCTTGAGGAAGAAGAAATTGCTTATGTGGCGGATAGTATTGGGGAGTATTGCGGGTTAAGATAATTTTTGGATATTTTCACCAATTTTTTGCTTTAATTTTTTTTGAAAATTACTGTTTAAGAAGCTTTCATCGATTTTCTCATACCAAAATGGTTGAAAACTTTGAAAATTTTTAATAATTCTTGTTAATACATTTTTTTCGATTTCCAAGGTTTCACATGATTTTTCAAAATCGATAAATTTAATCTTTTTCCTTTTCCAATTAAGCGTTAACGCTAGCTCTTCTTTGTCATTTGGGTTAACTAAAAATGTTGAAACCAAGTCATAAGCCGGAGATAAAGTTAAATCCCCATTCTCATTTTCAATTATAGAAAAATTTTTAAGATGCATATCTGAATTTCCGACGAGAAATGAGAATATAACGACTTCAAAAAAATTCACAATATCCAAACCGGGGTTTGAGGAGTAACGCTGAATTAGCTTCCCTATTTGTTCGTAACTCCCTTTGTATTTATCTTAAGTCATTCTTTCGGCGATCTGACAAAAATCTTCCATTCTTCTTTTCATAGAATCCACACGGTCTATTCTTTTCGTGATATAAGATAAACTACCAGAGTTCATTCTTATTAGTGAATTGGTGACCGTTTTTATTCCCGAAATTTCGGCAAGTTTCATCGTTAAATGCTCTACTTCTGGCAAATGTGGATAATCTTTGGTTGGTGGCTTAAATATGTATTCACCCCACAAACCTACAATTGTAAATCGATTCCCTTTATTCTGAGATGAACTTATAGTAAGCGATAATTTTGGTTGAAATCCGGTTAGTGAAATTTGTTTCTTAATTACTTCTTTTGCTAAATCGATAACACTTTTTTCTGTTATTTCAAGAAGTGGTGGCATAGGCAAGCCAAATATTTTTTTTGAGCACTTTTTATGAAAATCAATTTCAGGTGGTTCAAGTTCTCTATAGCAAAAAAGGCATTTATTCATATTTATTTTAATCCTTATTTTCAATACTTACAGCACCAATACAATCTTTGCAACAAACCAATAATAGACCCATTCTATCTCGAGGATTCAATTTCCAGTTCTTTTCAGCAATAAGAAGCAACCAGCCTTCTGGGATTAATCCATCGAAGTAAGGGAATAGTACTTTACTTTTGAAAGGTGCTTCCTGAAGAGGAAAATTTACGCTGATTGGAATTGCTTCTTTTTGAGAAAGATATTTTTTGTCATACTGAAAGAAATACCCTTCGAAGGATTCCCATACTTCACCTACTTTTTATCATATAACAGTACATTCCCACTTCTAATTTTCATCATTCACCTCTCTTCATTTTCACCGGCCCTGCTTCGTGGCCAAAGAGTTTCAAAATTTGATTGACTTTATCCAAGCGAAGAGTCTTTTTCCCGCGCTCCAATTCGCGAACAAACCTTAGGCCAACACCGGCTTTATAGGCCATTTCTGACTGCGTAAGCCCTGCTTCTTTACGTTTCGCTTTAACAAATTCTTTAATCGTCATATACCCTAACGGGTTCACTTTTAATAAAAAACACTGTTTTTATACCTGAACGGGTATAATATAAGTAAAATCATTAAAAAAAGTACCCTTTCGGGTACTTCTCAAAATTTTCATCAATTAGCTTGGTTATTTTTTGGGAAGATACTTTAAAACGGAGAATTTGGATCGATCGAAAAGGTGAGAAGCGAGCGTGCGAATATCGGAGGCAGAAACGGAATCGACTTCATCGATGACTTCAGCGATTTCGCGAAACCTGCCGAAGTAATAAAAATCTTGTGAAAGATGCCCTGCTCTTGAAGACATGCTTTCTTGTGCCATAATGAGCCCACCTTTTAGTTGGGCTTTGCTCAGTTCAAGTTCCTTTTGGCTTGGCGCTTTTGACGCTAATTTTTCAAGCTCTTGATAAATGAGTTTTTCTGACTTGTCTAGCTTATTCTTATCGGTGCCGATATAGACATTAAAAAGATTTGTTTCATCAGATGTGAGGAACGAAGAAAAAACCGAATAAGCGAGCCCGTGACGCTCACGAAGTTCAAGATTCAGCCGCGAACTCATTCCACCGCCCAAAATGGTATTAAGTAGATTCATCGCGTAGTAATCTTTATCGCTACGGCTAAAAGGAAACCCAAGCAAGAGATGCGCTTGTTGAATGGGTTTTTTCACTTCCCTTTCTTTTTTCTGATAGGCTTTCATAGGAAATCCGGTGCGATTTGGTCGTTTTGGATTTCTTCGGTCAGGGATAAATGACTGAGCAAGCTTAACAAGAGTCTCGTGTTTGACATGCCCGGCAGCGGCGAGAGTCATTTGATCGGTGGTGTAACGCTCTTGCATAAAGTCGAGTGCCATTTTTCGTGTAATGCCACGAACACTTTTTTCAGTGCCACCTATTGGAAAACCCAGCGGATGTTCGCCGTAGAGAAGCTTATCGAAATCGTCGTGAATGACATCGTCGGGCGTATCATCGGCGCTTTTGATTTCTTCGATAATGACATCTTTTTCTTTCTCGACTTCTTCTTTTGGGAAGGTCGGATGAAAAACCAAATCGGAAATGACATCAACCGCGGTGGGGAGAAATTCATCGAGCACACGGGCGTAAAAGCAGGTTCTTTCTTTGGTGGTAAAAGCATTCAAGTAACCTCCCACTTGCTCAAGGCTTCGTGAGATTTCAACAAAGTTTCGATTTTTTGTTCCCTTAAAGACCAAATGCTCAATAAAATGAGCCATTCCGTTGTTGGATTTATCTTCGTCGCGCGAACCAGTATTAGTCCATATTCCAACAGAAACACTGCGAACGGTGGGTACAAACTCACTTAAAACCGTGAGCCCATTTGGAAGAACCGTTTTTTCGACGGTTGATTTTTCTTTGTAGGTCATAACGCTTGAAGTAAGCGCCTTTTGCTTTGACCCTAATGCTTTACGAAAAGTTCTATTCAATTGGATAAAGAATAATGAGTTAATAAAAAAGTGTATTCGATGAGCGTAGATTTCATCAATTATTTTTCGTTCAAATTGGGAGAGATAAATCTGGTTTTGACATTTTGCCAAAATGAATTTCATCAACATACCACCACCAATGCGATTTCGGATAAGTCTTTCGGTGTGATTCATCAAGCAGGCCTAAACCGAATTCATAAACTTCAAGATATTGATAAGCATTTTGAAGTACAATGGCATCGCAACGCCGGACTTCTCTAGCTTGTTCATTAGTAAGTTCGGACTTTCTGATTTCGATATCGCTTCGGTAAAAAAGGAACTCGTCGTACCCTT
This DNA window, taken from Chloroherpetonaceae bacterium, encodes the following:
- a CDS encoding aspartate aminotransferase family protein — protein: MIEMEIDASSVVLTSDALTLEKESDLFFHTYSRLPLAIEKGKGAYLYTKSGEKYLDMIAGIGVNALGYGNPKIIKAITDQTKKYIHTSNLFLLEPQFRLADKLIELTGLSKVFFSNSGAEANDGAIKLARKWATQFSPIKSDHKTEVLSLTNGFHGRTYGALTLTPKAKYHEGFYPLLPSTGTIQFNDGEDLRAKVSDKTAAVFVEFVQGEGGICALQKSFVELLFELSVKHHFLIVADEVQAGCGRTGDFFSYMNFGVTPDIVTAAKPLGGGLPLGAIIGGKRVEEAFTKGSHGTTFGGNPVAAAAGLALIEEMLEKNLMTQAKEVGAYFKWKLDEMRRNHLQITAIRQIGLMIGISVSRDASYYVQKALKQGLIINATNTNVIRLLPPLIISKKEVDQAVKILDKIFKGEWLEGLTESAK
- a CDS encoding DUF192 domain-containing protein, which translates into the protein MIDTAMIWVEIADEELEREKGLMFRESMPEDEGMLFVFESPRLLSFWMKNTFIPLDIAYIDQNGFIVDILHMKAEGASTKPDEDFATYPGSKPAVYALELNEGWFKKRGIGVGTKVRFN
- a CDS encoding type II toxin-antitoxin system Y4mF family antitoxin; this encodes MTIKEFVKAKRKEAGLTQSEMAYKAGVGLRFVRELERGKKTLRLDKVNQILKLFGHEAGPVKMKRGE
- the hisB gene encoding imidazoleglycerol-phosphate dehydratase HisB — encoded protein: MASKRNQSQAKMVNSKKTVGSPSPEVAIRKTLIERKTKETEILIELNLDGSGKYQISSGISFLDHMLELFSKHSKIDLRISCKGDIRIDDHHTVEDIAIALGSALKEALGSKVGIKRYGYAYIPMDETLVRAAIDLSGRSYLVFNAKFNRAKISDMATEMVEHFFFSLAEHLKANIHLEILYGKNTHHKIEGLFKAFAVSFREAIVIIDNEIASTKGVI
- a CDS encoding DegT/DnrJ/EryC1/StrS family aminotransferase, with protein sequence MIHQVEKTKKPELPIQLVDLVNLHRRLWNEMEPEIKKVMESASFINGPQVGELECELSGYLGCKYSIGCANGTDALVVALRALNIGPGDEVITTPFTFAATVEAILLVGATARYADIDADTFNINPNLIQDAISLKTKAIMPVHLYGQPANMEEIMALASKHGLYVIEDNAQSFGAHWNGKKAGTFGHISTTSFFPAKNLGAFGDAGGIFTNDEALYQRLKMIAQHGAKIRYTHELLGFNSRIDTLQAAVLKVKLRHLPSFNLARQKAAALYNQYLSGVKVKTPIVHPKADHIYHQYTIVLDSMEQRDGLQKFLHGAGVPSSVHYPISLNLQKAFLDEKYPKGSLPISESLGGRVLSLPMHTELEEEEIAYVADSIGEYCGLR
- a CDS encoding acyl-CoA thioesterase, which gives rise to MIKEREQQELQITESKNKVYSRFQSEIAVRPDDIDLNQHVHNTRYLEYLLAARYDQMGRCYKMPMEDFIKLGFGWFVKATYIEYKRELGLGDTALVDTWIMEMQKQSVKVGFEIKRKSTGKLCTSGWIDYVMINIKTGKAETIPDFIIEKYSI
- a CDS encoding pitrilysin family protein; amino-acid sequence: MNRTFRKALGSKQKALTSSVMTYKEKSTVEKTVLPNGLTVLSEFVPTVRSVSVGIWTNTGSRDEDKSNNGMAHFIEHLVFKGTKNRNFVEISRSLEQVGGYLNAFTTKERTCFYARVLDEFLPTAVDVISDLVFHPTFPKEEVEKEKDVIIEEIKSADDTPDDVIHDDFDKLLYGEHPLGFPIGGTEKSVRGITRKMALDFMQERYTTDQMTLAAAGHVKHETLVKLAQSFIPDRRNPKRPNRTGFPMKAYQKKEREVKKPIQQAHLLLGFPFSRSDKDYYAMNLLNTILGGGMSSRLNLELRERHGLAYSVFSSFLTSDETNLFNVYIGTDKNKLDKSEKLIYQELEKLASKAPSQKELELSKAQLKGGLIMAQESMSSRAGHLSQDFYYFGRFREIAEVIDEVDSVSASDIRTLASHLFDRSKFSVLKYLPKK